GCGCGAAGACAGTCTCTGGGAACCGCGCTCACATGGCGGTGCAATGGATGAAGAGGTGTATATTGCGTCGTCGTTTTGGAGAGACCTGGCTGTCGAGATCGAGGAATTCGGCGCAATGGGTTCCCTGCACCTCTTGACCCTGGATTACCTGTTCCGTCTAGGGCTGGATGAGGAGTACGCGGATGCGCTGCGGGAACTGGTCACAGGCGATGTCAACGAGTCCATGATCGTCAGCGTGTTTCTCTCCGCACTGAAAACCCATGCTGAGGGCGCGTCGCTGTCTCGAAGCGCCAAGCGCTACATCTCCTGGCACGATAAACAGCACAAACCAGGGCGGAAGCTGCGCAAGCAGGTTGTGGACATTTGCTCGGGGATTTCATTCTGAACAGGAGGGGGGACAGTCCCAATGAGTGATTATCCTGAGGAGACTTTGGATACAGCCCGTGAGTGAGGAATGATATCAGAAAAAGCTCATCAGGTAAGAACAGCCAGGCTAATTGGGCGATGGGTCACTGGATTGCGACATGGCCCAAGGTCTGGGCTTCCAGGGTCTGGATCAACCGGTCCACCTGTCGCCCCACCGTACTCTGGCGGGACATCTCCCGCTCCATCTGGGTAATACCCTTGATCACGCTGGAATGCTTGCGGTTGAAGGCTTCACCGATGTTTTTCAGGGACAGCTCGGTGTGCTTGCGGGCCAGATAGAAGATCGAATTCCGGGCCAAGACATACTCTTTTTTGCGGCTTTTGGTCCGCAGGCTGTCGTGGGAAAGGTTGAAGGAGCGGCAAATGAAGGCGGTGATCGTTTCCAGGTCCGGCTTGGGCGAGGTAGGGGCGTAATTCTTCAACACTTCCATGGCCAGATCCCGGTTGATGTGCTGGTTCATCAGCCGGGCTTTGATCACCAGGTTTTGGAGGCAATTTTCCAGCAAGCGGATATCACTGTGAATGGTGTTGGCAAACAACTCGTTCACGTCATGCGGAATCGGAACCTGGAACACACGGGCCTTGTTTTCCAGGATACGCATCCGGGTGTTGAAATCCGGCTTGTCGATGACGGCCATGAACCCGTCGCAGAACTGCGATGCCAGCAGACTGTCCAGCTTGGGCATTTCCTTGGGCAGAAAGGAGCTGGTGAACACGACTTTTTTCCCATGGGACCGCAGGGACTTGACCGTGGCCAGCAATTCTTCCTGGGTTTTTTCCTTGCCCTGAAGAAAGTGGATGTCTTCCAGGAGCAGAATGTCCACTCCATCCCGCAAACCGGCCTTGAAGCTCTCCATCTCGCGCTGCTTCAAGGCCATGACCATCCTGCAGGCAAAGTCCTCGGCGGTGAGATAGGCCAACCGGACCCGCCCCTGTTTCGATCCGCCATTGGTCGACAGTTCCTGGCCGATGGCTTGGAGCAGATGGGTCTTGCCCAGGCCTGGCGCGGAACAAACATAGAACTGATCCGTGACAAGCTGCTGGCGGCAAATGCTCCGGGCTGCGCTAAAAGCCAGTTCATTGCTCGGCCCGACCACGAAATCCTTGAATGAATAGCGCCACGATCCGGCACCGTTCAAACCGCCCTCGGGCCGACTCCCGGCCATGTGATTCACGGGCGCGGTCATGGGCAAGGGCGCGGCAGCGGGCAGCGGCAAGGCTCGCTGGTATGCGCGTTGCGGCACACGGCGTTCAATCCGACCGTTTTCGCCAATGGATGTGCCGGTAATCGCCGCCGTACTCCCCAAGGCTTGCCCGGAGTCTTCCCGGACTCCAGCTTTCACCGGTAGCAGAGCGCCGCTCTCCGCTGCACGTCCCGCAGGTCCATTACCCCCGCCCTGAACAGCGCACACGATACGCACCGGAACGTCCCGATCCGAGACTTGGCGCACGGCCTGCTCAATGGCCCCCTGGTACCGATTGGCAATCCACGAGACCGCGAACCCGTTGTCGGCGCAAAGCGTCAAACCATCGGAACCCAGGTGGGCTTGAAGCGGCGTCAGCAAGGTCCGAACATGTATCGGATTTATTGATTTTTCCAGAATATCAAGGGATTTCTGCCAAATGATGCACATGGGGGCGATTCATACACTGCATCCTTTTTTTGAGGCAACCTTCATATCCGGGCTTTTTCGTACCAATCGATCCTGTTTTGGGCGAGGATCAATTCTTTGAAATATATGTATTTTTGAATAATATTTATCTAACATGTTAGATAATCGACGATATTCCAGGCACAGTTACAATCCTGACCCAGTCCGGCTTTTGAAACGTCAAGAGGCAATCGGTAAAAATTAGAAACTGGATAATAATGCAAAAGAAAGCATTTTTTTCATATTTTCGCTCAATTCCTGACAGCTTGTTATGACCCATCCTATGAAGTTTGGTGCCCTGGATGCGACTGGCAGGTTCGTTGAGCAACAGGGAAGCCGTTTCCGCTCAGAGAACAGTCTTGTGCAAAGGAGGCTCCATTGCCCATTCAAAGGCTGAGCGCATGAACTCCATCTCCACCCTGGAAACCCCGAGGCGTCCTGCCTCTTCTTCCCAGGTTTGCACGGCCTCGACGGCTACCTAAAGACCTTCTTGGTTCTGGCATTTTCAGAACACATGGGCTACCGGCAAGTCGGACCCATGTGCCCGGTTTGAGGAACCTGCTCGGGTTCCGAGGCGAAACAAGTGGCCCAGTGGTGGCCTTGGGCGTTGACGATATCCGCGAAGTACTCCAGTTTACCCCAAGTCCTCAGGCAAAGATGGCCGCCGTATACGCACGGCGCTCTATCGCCACGACAACTTGACGGTCTGCCTGCTAAAAGTCGCGGATACGGTCCTACAGGCAAGGCCCATTGCCGGAACCGGACGCGTGCGAGCATCACGCTGCCACCCCTGTAAACGAGTAAACATTACGACCATGAAAACGACGCATGCCACTCTCAGGGATTGCTTGGCGCTCAAATGCCTCGACTACTGCGGTGGCGACTGGGAGGGAGTTCTGAATTGCACGTCGAAGGATTGCCCGCTTCTGAGCACACGGCCCACTGAGAAGTGCGACAAGCTGAAGGCCAAGTTCTGGAGCGAATCCAAGGGTCGCTTGAAGGTTTTGCCCATGATCCGTAAGCGCGAAACATCCGAAGAGCAAAAGGCTGCTGCGGAACGACTGGCCAGGGTAAATGTATCCAAGGGGTGAACCTGGCAAAAACCGAATGGAAGATCCCGGCCATTACCTCGGCAGCCTTCGCGGTCCTGGTGCTGTTGGCGAGTACTCCACGGAACACTGGGAGTGGTGCTCAGGGCAAGCCGGTATTTAAAGGTGAGGGCTTTCTTTCGGCTTGATTTTTTTGCAAGCCTTTGAAGCATGGCCAAGGTTATCAGCCTGCCACGCAAGAAAGCCTTTTAATTTAATCCGGCGGCAATTTAGTTTGTCTCAGCCCAGTGCCCATGCGCTTGGTCGAGCATGATGCAGCCCGAGGCCCAGCACTCGGCGTGGGCTGGTCGTCCTGTCCCTGCTATCTGGCCCAAGCTGGCCTTGTCCTCAAGTTGCTACTGGTGGCAGGGTGGCGAATCCAACGCACACTTGATTCAGGAGGATGAAGCCATGCAGACCACAACGCCCACTTCCATGCCCATGATCCGCACCACGACCATGGCGACCAAGCCCAGGCCCCGGCGAAGGTCCCTGTTCACGGACAAAGAACTGGATCGATACCGAAAGCCAGGGACAGTTCAGCGTAGGTTATTCGATTGATCAACATCCCCTCCGGCATGTCGCCATGAAGACCCACGCCAAGCAGGTTACCCATGTTTGGCGTGGGTCTTCATTGTGACTCATGAATCTTATATCCTTCGACAATTATCAATAATTACCTTGAAGTAATGCCTCGCTACTTGATGCCTCTCATTATTCCAAGCAAAAATCTGATGCTCGCCTGCCGGACTTTTGCAAACTTACTGCAAAACCCTATACCCTCTTCCGGCCATGCACCGCCGAATAATATCCATCTGGCTCCGCGCCCCTTCCGCTGCCCCGCTCATGCCACCGGACGTCCCGCCGACAGCAGCCCCCATTCCGGCGAAATCACCGGCACGGCCAAAATATGATCCGACAACGAGACCAAGCAGAGCCCCGGCTCCGGCACCAATGGCACCGCCGACAACGCTTGAGGTCGCGGGAGACACCTGTTTTGCGTAGTTCTGGCAATCACGAAGATCCTGCTCATACTGAACGGAGTTGACCCCCTGCATGTCCACGATGGGGCGGTAGCTGGCACAGCCGGTTGTGAGCACGACAAGAATCGAGACGAGTACGATGGCCTTGCGCATGGTTTCCTCCTGATTGGTTTCAACAGCCTGAGTGGAGCGTGTCGCCGAGATGACGATTCAAGATGCATCCATCGAATCAATGCCAATGATTTCGGTGGATTAAAATTCTCCGTGGCAATTTGAAGACCTTACCCGGAGGGTATTCCAGAATCAGGAATGGAAGCAAAATTTTTATGATCAAGAACAACAGACTGTTAACTGCACATCTTTTTCGTTGATTCGTGCTACTATGTGGAGTATTTACTAACCCTGCATAAGTGTGGTTGTGGGAGCAAGTTTACCGGAGGATAAAAGTGAATCATTTTCAAGGATCGATCGTGCCTGGAAAAGGCTCTCGGCACGAAGCCACTGGCCCTGCTGGTGCATCTGCCCATGACCGGACTGATGGTGGAGATTGGGAGGAGAGGAAGGTGAGGCGCTTTTTCGGGAAGCGAAAGGAATTCGATCGATTGAATCAGTTGGGCAGGGTTCGGAGAAGATGAGCCACCTATTCGCATATGGCACCCTGATGTGCGAGGACATTATGCAATCGGTATCAGGATGCCGTCTGCCCTGGATGTCCGGCATTTTACGAGGATATTCCCGGAAAGCCGTCACGCATCAGGTCTATCCGGCGCTCGTGCCCGATGCCGAGTCTTGCGTTGAAGGCATCGTCTATTTCAATGTTCCGCCTGACGCGTGGCATCGCCTTGATCTGTTCGAAGGCGACATGTATTTCCGCGAGGTGGTTGAAGTCACTCTGGGAAATGGTGAAAAGGCATCAGCGCAAACGTATGTCGCAAAACCGCACTA
This genomic interval from Desulfonatronum thiodismutans contains the following:
- a CDS encoding glycine zipper family protein, which translates into the protein MRKAIVLVSILVVLTTGCASYRPIVDMQGVNSVQYEQDLRDCQNYAKQVSPATSSVVGGAIGAGAGALLGLVVGSYFGRAGDFAGMGAAVGGTSGGMSGAAEGARSQMDIIRRCMAGRGYRVLQ
- a CDS encoding gamma-glutamylcyclotransferase family protein; the protein is MSHLFAYGTLMCEDIMQSVSGCRLPWMSGILRGYSRKAVTHQVYPALVPDAESCVEGIVYFNVPPDAWHRLDLFEGDMYFREVVEVTLGNGEKASAQTYVAKPHYRVHLEDAAWDHEAFLSSGKMTFEREYIGFRSLP
- a CDS encoding DnaA ATPase domain-containing protein, which translates into the protein MCIIWQKSLDILEKSINPIHVRTLLTPLQAHLGSDGLTLCADNGFAVSWIANRYQGAIEQAVRQVSDRDVPVRIVCAVQGGGNGPAGRAAESGALLPVKAGVREDSGQALGSTAAITGTSIGENGRIERRVPQRAYQRALPLPAAAPLPMTAPVNHMAGSRPEGGLNGAGSWRYSFKDFVVGPSNELAFSAARSICRQQLVTDQFYVCSAPGLGKTHLLQAIGQELSTNGGSKQGRVRLAYLTAEDFACRMVMALKQREMESFKAGLRDGVDILLLEDIHFLQGKEKTQEELLATVKSLRSHGKKVVFTSSFLPKEMPKLDSLLASQFCDGFMAVIDKPDFNTRMRILENKARVFQVPIPHDVNELFANTIHSDIRLLENCLQNLVIKARLMNQHINRDLAMEVLKNYAPTSPKPDLETITAFICRSFNLSHDSLRTKSRKKEYVLARNSIFYLARKHTELSLKNIGEAFNRKHSSVIKGITQMEREMSRQSTVGRQVDRLIQTLEAQTLGHVAIQ